The Diospyros lotus cultivar Yz01 chromosome 11, ASM1463336v1, whole genome shotgun sequence region aaaatgattttttgaacttttcaagTATACTTGACTCCTTGTTTTATGGGGattaaaaaaagtatatttgtACATAATATTTTCTCTACTTTTATTGTAAATAGATTATTTGTACAATGCAAACTCACAACTTATTGATcaatgaaagaataattttattgttattaaccCAACTGttttcacaattaaaaatgATTCACATTCAATTCTTCTACAACTCCATCAAAACTCTTTTAAtccattaaaataaatgaactCATGAAATTTCAATAGAAAAGAAATACCCTTATTGTTGTAACACAACTAATTCTACAGCTGAAAATGGCTTATATTCTAACTCTTTTTACAGCTCAATCAAAACTATTCTAACCCACTAAAATAAATAAGCAGCTCAAAGAAGAATGTAAAAGctgaatttccaaaataaacagAGGCAAAATGCATTTCTTGTCTCAATATTCATCCATTACATGAAGTATTTGGCCAAATAtctacaaaattttcaaaattaggcCAAATACCAAGGAAGTTGCAACTTTCACAAAAGAGAAATAGGAGTGAGCGAATGTCCATTTGCAGTTGTCTGAACttggatcatcatcatcatcttgaatttcaaaaaaactTCTGCCAAAGGTGACAAACGCCTAAACTGTGTTACCGCCTTCCAAAACATCAATCTTCCATGATCCATAACATAAATTGGCTGAATAACCATTTTCTCTAGAATGGGTGATAAGGCGAACAGAAATTTAACGAGATGGAGAGGCTTtctataaattaaggaaaattccAGGCCGCTTATCCTCGTCCCTCTTATGGAGGTACTCCAACCAAGACACACGTGCCTCGTCATTTGGTTGACTCATGAAACAAGTCCTCATGCTGGCCTTGATGAAAAGGGTGGAAGCAAAATTCCACAATGAACTCCCAATCTGAATGGGGAGAGTCCGCAATACAATCATGCATTCTGGAATGCTTGGTTCTGATGGTCCTCCAACAGAGTATGAAGTATTTGTGCTTTTGGAATATATCTGCATTAAATCTTCAATATTTGTCATTAACATGGCAGCACTCGATACCCTTTCCTTCCTAGCCTTTTTAGGAGCCGATGTTCTCCCTTGTTGCCAACTTGGTTCTGGAAACAAATTGTCACCAGTTATGACAACATTGTGACTATCCTGCCTGGCGAATGACTTTCCAAGATCATTTATGTCCTGAGTGTTGTCACATgcatcatcatctttatcaGTACTTGAAAGTTTAGTGGGAGCTTCATATTGACTTGGGACTTGTGCCTTTTCCCCAGTTGTTGCAACGTCAGAGAACAAGCCATCGTAGCGAAACCATATAATGGATAGGTCTTTGTTCTTGAATTTtcgaaaattttcattttcctgtCAAACAACAAATGCATACTGATTGTCATTTATTATatcaattatattaaatatcaaacaatgcaTATGGAGGACAAATGGAAATACCTTAATTTTTTGTTCCCACCAATCATTATCTACCGCAATagtcttctttctttcatccCATCCCACACTTGACTCTCCTCGCATCATTTGCTTAAAAAGGGTCCATTCCTTCTTCATAGCATCCCAGTGGTTTTTCAATTGTTTGTTTACATAACATTTTCCTGTTATTTGATTAAAACTCTTTACCAAATTTTTCCACCCGtctttatttataaatgatCCTGGTCTATTTCCCTTCTGAATCTCTTTTTCTACAAGCTCTATAAATTGTAGATGTGTGCAGTCATCCCACTTAGCAGAGGTTCTTCCCTTATTGGAAACGTTATTCATCTGTTTCTTTCCTTTGTCCATCTATATCATAACCAATAAACATCTATGTCATAACCAATAAACAAGGTGGGAGACAGAGAAATCTTAaagtgattaaattaatatccaAGACATCATAGGCCAGGCTTAAATGTACAAGGATCAAGTTAAACAGATTCAAATGAACACCAATTGATCCACCCCCCAGACAGATATGATATCCCGCAGCCATCTAAATAAAGTGATAAGGCAATGCAAGCATGCCAtcaactaaattttttatttagttccTTGTGTGTGTAATTGTATGCGTTTATGCCATGGTAACAGCCAACTAAGTCCCAACCACATCACAGCATTctccaaagaaaataaaaccaaCCTTTTCCCACAAACAACAAAATCCAGAGCTAATCTGgagattttgaaatcaaattatcaaatttgattgtaCATTTAAGTAATTTATCAATCAAATTTGGGAATCACAAGTGAACCACATAAAACCCTAttctcataataaaaaaatcctaaTACAAATACAGAGAACCTAACCTTCAATTTCAGACCTCACCACAAAGCTGGGGAATGCTAAAGTATATCCCTAAGCTCGAGCTCGGCTCGGCAATTCGGTTGACAAGCCGAGCTCGGGCTCGAGTTCCAAAATAGCAGATATCACAAATAAGCAAAAAGTCCCAAAATAGCACGATCATACCTTGACGAGAGCAGAGCATGCAGCGGCGGTCGGCGGCTAGAGGAGAAGCGGCGGCCGGAGCGGCGAGAGAGGCGAGGCGAAGCGCCGACGGAGAGAGAGGCGGCGGCAGAGATGGAGTATGCACCGGCGGTCGGCGGCGAGAGTAGCGGACACTCCGACGAGGAGGCGGCGGTGGTGGGGGGTCTCCCTCTAGCTGCTCCAAGCCTTCATCAGGCTGAAATTGCTTTGCAGATTTGCAATTCAAATGGAAATGCCTCAATCTAGGGTTTACTacttatatcatataaattataaactaattttatatatacctttatttattttatttcaacccttataattttatttatttatcacatttatctttttttttttactttttaactattttctattctataattttttttaaaaaatattatgataactaaaaataataattataacatcatattaaaatactcaaaaaaaattagttaaacaAAAAACCTGCATATAGACGatgaattataatatatacttgAGTTAATTcttttgattgattaattaatttttataattcatatatatggttaaaaagtattaaatatatattttttataatatatttattataataaaattaattaataataaataattaaatttaaaaaataaaatataataaaaatgtattgtttaaaaattaatgtatgATATCTGTGTGTTttgtaacatataatatataaaataaataagtttttattatgcatattactcaaaatatgtaaaaaaaatcatatcttttaaataattattatattttcatgacaatattatgtatatatattgatgtagtgctacataattcataatagtcttatttaaaattaataatacttctaatcatcattattaatttttgatagagttattatgaattattagtgattttaaataaaattattataaattttatactacCATGTcagtttataaattttgtttat contains the following coding sequences:
- the LOC127812663 gene encoding L10-interacting MYB domain-containing protein-like encodes the protein MDKGKKQMNNVSNKGRTSAKWDDCTHLQFIELVEKEIQKGNRPGSFINKDGWKNLVKSFNQITGKCYVNKQLKNHWDAMKKEWTLFKQMMRGESSVGWDERKKTIAVDNDWWEQKIKENENFRKFKNKDLSIIWFRYDGLFSDVATTGEKAQVPSQYEAPTKLSSTDKDDDACDNTQDINDLGKSFARQDSHNVVITGDNLFPEPSWQQGRTSAPKKARKERVSSAAMLMTNIEDLMQIYSKSTNTSYSVGGPSEPSIPECMIVLRTLPIQIGSSLWNFASTLFIKASMRTCFMSQPNDEARVSWLEYLHKRDEDKRPGIFLNL